The following nucleotide sequence is from Apium graveolens cultivar Ventura chromosome 4, ASM990537v1, whole genome shotgun sequence.
GCCTGTCCAGGATCTGCCTAACTATGATTGGTTTAAACGCAGAAGCTGTTGGACCCAAAAACAAATTTTAGACAAACCTAATTAGTAGTATTTCATTTACAGCCTTTGCATTTTAGCTGATAAAATATACTCAAACTTTTTTAGTGGACTTGAATTTCAATGTGGTATGTTATATTCCGATACAAGATTAGTTACCGGgctatataatttttttataaaaatatattttgagATAGTTTAATTTCAATATATACTATGTTGTGTTTACAATGTAACACAATAAAATAGTACgtcataatttataatattttatattatcaatttttaattcaatataaaaatataaaataatttgataaaaaattaaattagtaAAAGAGTAATTGAAGGCAATAAAAAGGAGGAAAGGAAATGAAAAGGAAAATGGGGAAAAGAGAGAATGAGTGGAGGATTAATGAGAGAAAGGATTGAAAGTAAAATTAATTACGGGGAGATGGTAGTGGAAGATGACATCATTAAATTAATGTGAGTTTGACACATAAGATTCGATGGTATCATTGATTTAATGAGAGGTTGACACGTTAGCAGGTATGACATCAGCGTATCCTGTTTTAATATAGTGCAGATGTTATGTTATAGCTTTTTCCCTTAAACTTATAATTATAGCGTTTTAACAATAATTCCTTTATCGGgatttaataatattatttgtTCTCTTATATACACTATATTATAATCGCAAAGTGTATCCATGGACACCTTGACTATTACTAATACTTGCTAGCAGGAATCGGAGCAGAAAGTTTAAATACTTGTATGATATTTCAGAATGCAAATTCAAAACTTCCGCTACTGGACTGTTTTACTCTTGAGAAGTCCGAAAAGATAAAATCGCTATAGTTATTGATATAATATGAGCAAAAAATGTATTTTGATATTGAAATAAAACTTCAATTCAAtgttagttttattttaaaatcaaatatttcTATGATTAGTGAAgttttatctctctctctcctaAATTTCATTTAAAGCAAGTCTAATGGATTtttgttatttttattatttttattgtCAAAGAAATGATTAATATTGATATGTATTTAATCTATTCGAATTTGTAACCTTTAATTTcttattattatttgtttttacGAGAATTTGGGAATTTTATTAAGTACCCAAATCAGTCATCGCACAATTTGGCAACTTGACATGAATAAAACTCATATCCAGAATACGATCGGGATAAATTTATGACGCACTCCCAGACTTATGGGCAGAccatttaataaaatataaatcaaTATTGTTTGAAAGTTGGAGATGTTTACGAAACTCCTCAATTAACACAGAAACCTGAAACGCATCGGAATTCTGCTTTTTATAGCTTGTACAATCACATTACaattatattcaagtatgatcTCTAACGAGGCCATTTGTTTGATCCAACTTAATGCTTATTTGATGGCCATTGTTCCAGTTAATTATGACATAACCAATCCTTGATGTAACTTCATTTTAGCTTGTACTAACTCTTCTTTTGGAGTTCCGGACAATTAGTCCCAAATTAATCAAATCTTGATATTCAAAAACTACTGCATGAACTATAACCTTCACTGTGTTCTGTTGAGATTTAACCAACCTAGAAGCTCCATCTCCTTTCATCATTGGTTGGAGTCGGGCACTCTAACACAACCTTGAACTGTTATCCGGTGTGAAAGGTATCCTTATGATGCCGCAACAACTTTATTGACCGTGAATGATTTTTCATTCCAGACCAATTCATTCGGAGCTTGCCAAATTGCCCAACAAATTATGACAATATCAACTCGTTCCTTTTTACTGCTTATGCTTAACACTTTTCCCAACCAACCTGCCATTTCTTATGTACAAAGAACTTCTATATTCAAGAGTTTTCAGCATTGTACGACAACAGGGCACACTGTTAGTATGTGAACGGTAGTTTCTTCTCCTATGTTACAGACGAGGTATCGAATCTGAACTAGTACATGCTTATGCTTTTGTTTAAGTTTGACCAACGTTGGTAGACTGAACGATAAAGCACGTCGTATCAGATTAAGTGCCTTTGGTGGAGCTTGAATTCCCCAAAGCATATTCCAAATATATGTACTATCCTATGTTCTCCAAGTTTCTTAAGCTTCCTCTATTAGTATGTTAAGAATGCACTATTGATCTCAttgattaaaaaaaattgaacCTGTGACATATTATTTTATTAAGCGACAAGTTTTGgttcaggaggcataatcatagTGTGACATACTTTGtttcaggaggcataatcataaattctcctttCATGATATTCGAATCTATGACCAAGAGGATAAGTATCCCCTCTTCAAATAACTGAGCCAACCCTTTACATCTTATAACAAACCAACACGATTTTACTAAATTTTAGTATGTCatgaaattttaaattaaatttggTGATTTTTAATGGTGTAAAAACTATGAAGAGGGCTAAAATTTTCATAAATTAGCAAAATATTGGCCGAGATTTAAAAGTGACGTGTTAATGACCAAAGTTATCTTCCGTGTTTCGAATATACGGCATCCTTCAAGTCAAATTAATTGTGGGCcgttaattaaataaaaatacatTAATTTACAGTTTGATGTCTAAATTTTACCCCACTTTTCAAATTAAATTATTGGGCATCTACTTTTTTCTAATATAATCTATTTACTTAATAtgaattcaaaaaaataaaatacgaataatttaaACCCTATAAGAAGATTTTCCCAATAAAAAGAAATTACGAAAGCATTTTTCAATTTTTCTCTTGCCAATAATTTAAAAAGTGAGATAAAATTTAGCCATTAAACTGTAATTTAATGTATTTTATTTGGTTAACGACGCTTGACCAAAGCCGTTATTTTAGAAGTGAGACTAAGATCTTACCACCAAATCTATTATCTAtctattataattattatatgcCAACATGATCTTTCAAGTTATTTAGTAAATTACGCATTTACCCCTCTTTCATATTAATGTTGAAAAAATATGTTTGCTATGAGAATTGAACACATGACCATCCCATTATGGTATGATTATGTTCACGTCTCAAACTACTacaccaaatatatttatgatatttttctACAAATCATTACTACATAAACAAAAAACTCACTAACTACATtcaatttaataaatttaaaattatcaTAATAATTTCTCcactaataaataatattctaTTTAAATGACTTATGTTACATATGTATTATATGTAGTACAAGCCAACATGTTTTTTTATCATTTATAAAAATACTATTATACATCttctattaatttaaaatttgattttttgacCAATCACAAAACGACTGAAGTACTCTAACTATTTTTGCAAATAACTTTCATGTTATAACAACTTTAATGTTCAATTCAGATAAAACGATAATAGATTATATACAATACACAAATAATGATAATCGATAATTTGAATTTACATATAAGTAAATTAATTGTACTTAAAAGATAAATTCTAAAATAACcgcataattttatttattaattttcaagattttaGGTTAATATAAGTGATTTTTTAATGTAAGACTaaatgaaatatatatttacacacacacatatatataaaattattatagAGTTTTAGGGAAAAAGAACTATATGTAAAATTAAATATAACATATAGTATTATTcattattatataataaaaaaattatatataagttGAGTAATATATTTTGTAAATCATTTTTGTGAATATAGCGATATCACCACCCCTTTCGCTATGATCATCACACGATCACTACCGAACATCATTGCCAAAATTGTCAAAATCGAACCGAAATCgctaaatatttttattaaaatcaCATCGACACCACCAAAATGAAAGTAAAAGCACTAAAATCTGAAATCAAGTACCTAAAATTTGAAAAACAAAATACCACAATTTTTCATATTTGGAGGTGATGGTTATAGTGATACCGATGGTAGAGGAGGAGAAAAATAACAATCATTGAATTTTAAACTCATAAATATTATCGGAGCATGAAAAATGATATAAATAAGTTTACGAAAGTGTGGTTCAGAATGAAATTGAAATTCGGTGACAAATTTGTCCGTAAGTAGTGGCTGGAATGGTGATCGATTCCGTCACTATTTACGTGATATGAATGGATGGTTAAGAGAATATGGTGTGCACAGAtaatatatataggtgtgtagCATGAACGACAATTACGATGAGGATGTACAAGTTGATGATATGTAATGATAATGTTACTGTTGCCAAAAATGTTATAAAATTTGAAGGATGTGCCACGATGAAGGTAAAAAATATATAAGATTTGAATATGTTAATAtgattaaatatatttataaacaATAAGAACATATGATTAGTTCTTAATTTTACTTTGAGCATTTAGACACACCAACACACGTTAGTCTTCTAACTCAAGGATATGtcataaatttttttaaaaaatgtgtTATTTTGTCTttataagttatatattttaaatGATATATAAGATTTCTTAGAAATCCTTACATTAGAGTATATCGTTATGATTACATATAAAATTCGGATAAAAAAATTCAAGTTAGTCtcattttttataaaagatttttTTAACCAAATATATCAAACTAATAACgtataatatttcaaaaattatgaatcaTCTATTTCAAAAATCAAAATGATCAAATTATAGGATTTAAATGGATTCCGTGCTTTGCACGGGCTATCATGCTAGTTATTAATTTTAAATCAGGACCAACATTTTGCTATTATATGAAAATTTTAACCACTTTTATACTCTTTACTTCTTTTTTTAAATATTGCATGTATGCtgatatttattattaaaataatttattatttttagtgaCATTTTTCATGACAAAGTAACTAATTTGGAATTTTTTTATAATGTATTATATCGTAGATGATAAGTTTTATGAATGAAAAATATGCTCGGATAATGattattgtattttatttacAATTCATTAATGAAATCGTTATTTATTGTAACAAAATAAGAGCATTTAAATTCTCGCTTCGTACTACAGTTAAACCTCGATTAAGTAATATCCGATAAAGTAATAACCTCGCTTAAGTAATAATTTTCATCGGTCCCAACTTGGGCCAATGTTGTAAAGTAATATTCTCGCTAAAAgcataagataataaaaaattcgAAAGTCATTAAGGGCCCAAGTAATATGTAAagtaataattccataattatatatatatatatatatatatactgtataatgtatatgattacaaaatttaattcttattaaaatatgaatCTATTGTAGCTTGTTTCTTCTTTCCACCAAAGCCAAAATTAATCTCGTCCTTGACTTTATGTAAAGCAAAAATAACTCCTGGTATGTTTTGCTCGTGTTGTAACAAGTAATTGTTCAAAGTGGTGAGTGCTTAAAATGCTTCCTTTGATGACACGCTTGGGATGACATTGCTATCGTCGGGTTCAGGATCAGTCCCTTCATCAGTGCTCATTACCGACTCAATGATTTCTTCATCCGTAGGTGATTACATAACCGCATCATTCTCGTTTGGATAGTTTAAGAGATGCTCGACATCCATCACATTACTATATCGTAAATTAGAGATAACTTCATTTAATCCTTCGACACCTTCATTTATTTCTCCAAGTTCttgttcatcattttcttctgAACGAATCTTGCAATGCCGAAAACAATTTGCAATTGTGGTTGTTTTCACATCAATATTCCAAGCCATGTTAGCAAAACTAATAGCATTCAAGATATTAACTTTTTGGATATAAGTAATCATAATAAAAGTAATTTTAGATCAAATACATTGCATGTGATTAATTCTAGTTTTTATACGTACATTATATATTATACTGTACCACGTAAACATAAAAATTCGgtaaagtaataaaatattactttatcgataaagtaataaaatattattatatcgataaagtaataaattcggtaaagtaatattttttcccGGTCCCAAGGGtattactttaaagaggtttaactgtACTATGCTATTTTACTTGTGTAATTTGGTACAATTTATGAATCCATaacaatattttttttgaattttttattaGTCTAATTAAAGCACTGTTTAAGGAAAAGAATGAGAAATTTGTGATTTAATCATATTTTAGCAATTTGTGATTAACAATATGAGATGCAAAAGTTCCTAAAATATCCAAAATCTGATATCGTAATAGTATTTCTTTTGGAAGCACATCCGTATCTTATTCATTTTGCACATCTATCTTTTTCATGAAATACATCTTTTTTGTGcacaaaagaaaataaataaattacagTAATAAATCAGGCTAATATTAAAGCAAATTACGGTCCACCAATAATAAACCGGTACATTATAAGCAGACGCCGCGTTGTTCATCTTTGCCCCTTTTCTCATCTCTATCTATAGACTAGTCAGTCTGTTATCAAACCCTAGGAACATTAGATACACACTACACACAATCAGCCATGGCGATACGGCATCTCCTAACCCTAGCTCGTCGTGCTCGCCGTCCTCTCCAATCTCTCCGCCCTCTCTCCACCGTCGCCACCGTCTCCGATGCTGTATCCGCCGCCGCCGCCGATTCAGCCGCCACTCTCCCATCTCCTCCGGCGCCTGACGTCATGATCTACGATCGTCTCGCTGAACAAGTGAAACACAAGCTCAGTAAGCTTGATAATCCAGACACGAGGTTTTTGAAGTTTAATAACCCTAATCCAACGGTAACGGATCACACGGCGGTGCTTGCTGCGCCAGTGACACGTGTCACGACTCTGCCTAATGGTTTACGAGTTGCGACTGAGTCAAATCTGTCGTCCAAGACGGCTACGGTTGGGGTTTGGATTGATGCTGGATCTAGATTTGAGACCGATACGACTAATGGAACGGCGCATTTTTTGGAGCATATGATATTTAAGGGGACTCAGAGGAGGAGTGCCAGGCAACTAGAGGAGGAGATTGAGAATCTCGGAGGGCATTTAAATGCGTATACGTCTAGAGAGCAAACGACTTATTATGCTAAGGTTTTGGATAAGGATGTGCCTCAAGCTATGGATATTTTGGCTGATATTTTGCAGAATTCGAAGTTTGAGCAGAATCGGATTGAACGGGAACGAGATGTGATTTTGAGGGAAATGGAAGAGGTATACAATTAGCTAAAAATGTTTACTTTTTTGGTCAATTCGAGTGTTTTATTTGTATGAAATGTTTTAAATTGTTTCTTATTGGCATTAAGGTTGAAGTTTATTTAATATCAATGTTTTAAGTCTAATGCTTTTTATAAGTCATTCAGTAGGAATTGTTATTTGAAATTTAGCTCCAATGTTGAACCAAAATTGAAGTGCTTTTTGAACTTGGTTTACTTGTAATATTCTATTATCATAATATTGTTATACGGTCCTTTAAGGTGTTTAAGATCAGTCTGCAAGTACATGTACACTACGCTGGTTTCATTTTATGAAGTGTTATGTTATAGTCTCGAACACGTGCTTTGAAATATACAGCTGGTGACATAATACTATAATGTGGGAATGGGGAAGATAATTAAATAGATGGTCTGATTGTGCATTAGTAGTACCGACTTATTAGTAGATTAGTAGAAGTTTAGAGGGTTTTTTAGGTTAATTTGTTTTAGGTAAGTGTTGCATAGGTTAATTTTTGGTCAACACTTTCTTCATCTGTATAGAACATCCTTTTTGTTTAGGTGATTTTATACATTTGTTATCATTTTAGCCTTACATGACACGGATGGTTTTCCCATTGTAGGTGTTGGGACAGACAGAGGAAGTCATTTTTGACCATCTCCATGCAACTGCTTTCCAGCATAGCCCTTTAGGAAGGACTATTCTTGGACCTGTCGAGAATGTCAAGTCAATCACAAAGGAGGATCTTCAGAACTATATATCTACACACTATACACCTTCCAGAATggtaaatatttaaatatatatgtgGCCAATAGTTACTAGACCAGTTTAGATTTTTTCTCACCCTATGGTTGTATTTATTTGTTCATTTATTCTGCCTTCCTGTGTAAAGTTTGACCTTGGTTTTGTCCTGGGCATTTTAATATAGGTGATTGCTGCTTCTGGAGCAGTTAAACATGATGAGATTGTTAAACACGTTGAGCAATTGTTTACCAATTTGTCAGATAGTTCAGCTACAATTTCTGAGTTAGCAGCGAAAGAACCAGCAATATTCACAGGCTCTGAGGTGTGCTTACATATTGCAGTGTCCAATGTTTTTTTTGCAGTGAAACAGTTACATTGTGTAGTCTGACACTTGTTTAAAATCAGTTTAGGAATATTGATGATGATGTTCCACTTGCACAATTCGCGGTTGCATTTGATGGAGCATCTTGGACAGATCCGGATTCTACTACACTGATGGTGATGCAAGCAATGTTGGGGGCCTATACCAAAGGATCAAGTGGCGGGAAGCATATGGGGTAAGTTGTTTTGTTGATATATTTACTATCTAAGGCTTCTGTCTGTACAGGATGCATTAATAGTTTTATCTGTGCACAGCTCTCAACTTGTACAGAGACTTGCCATCGATGATATAGCTGAAAGCATGATGGCGTTCAACACTAACTATAAAGATACTGGCTTGTTTGGGGTCTATGCTGTAGCCAAGGTGTGCTTACCACCTTATGTACCTTGAATAGATGCTAGTAAATCTCATAATTTGCTTTGTATATTCTTTAATTAGAATATAAATGGGGATATTAAATCATAGATGATAGAATATTTTTTGCTTGTATACACCTAGTTAAAAATAGACGATAGGATCTTTTTTGCTTGTATACAGCTAGTTAGTGACTCTGATTCTATGTAATTGTATAGGTTTTTTAGAAATGTTAGTTATGATAACCAGTATTATGACACACGATGCATCTTAATCTTACTTTTGTTTATAGAACATATTTTTCAACTTCTGTGGTGCTTTACTGATTGATCTTCCATGGTATGCTAGAGGTTTTTCATTATAACCTCCTAGGAAGTAGATCAGGTATTGGGAAAAAGAATTAATGCCTGCTGCCTCTGTATTTGCATTGTCAAATATTTAATTTAGCATGACTTTTTTCAGTAGCACTTACCAAATCTCTTTGCATGTTATGCTTAACTAAAAAACTGATTTCAAGGATATTTTAAATAGAAAGACTTGATATGATTAGGAATCCCCAAAAAAGATCATATTCGTGAAGCAGAAACATGGACACTCCTATGAATGTGAAAAATATATCGgattagtcaatttgatttgaaattCTCAAGGCTTTCACAATTGTTTAGTCATAAATACGATTTTTTTTTGAACTTTATATTCTAGTTTCCTTTGTTTACTGCAGGACATGTCTCCATTCAATATTCAAAGATTGAAATCCATTTTTTAGTACATGCATTTCAATTTGAGTTAGTTATAGTTAGTATAACTAACTTCTCTCGAACTCTCGAAAGAAAAGGAATTATAAAAAGAACCAAAATATTTCATTTTagtttataaatatattttatataaatgaaTATATTCTAATTATTAGAAATTGAAATCCATTTTGAGTATCTTTATATATTTCTATTGTTGTATGAATAGAGGAGGGTTTTCCCCTTTTCTTGAAAGCTCAGATAGAATAAGTAGTCAGATGTAAGAtaatttcttaaaatttccatCTCAGCTCAAGGTTTAGAATAGATCAGGTATTGGGAAAACTAAAAAGAATTAATGCCTCGTGCCTTTGTAAATGcactttcaaatattttatttagtATGACTTTTTTAGTAGCACTTCCCAAATCTTTATGTATGCTACACTTAACCGAAAAACCTGATTCCAAGGATATTTCAAATAACAAGTTACTCATTTGTATTTACATTTTTGATTCAGCCGGACTGCTTGGATGATTTAGCTTACTCAGTAATGTATGAGGTTACCAAATTATGCCACAAGGTCTCCCAGGATGATGTGGTTCGCGCTCGCAACCAGGTGTGATAGTTTACCTTCTTAAGGATTTCTTTTGTCTATATTGTCATTATTTATCGCATTTAACTGACAGGTCGGTAATTAAAGATCTATATAGATTTGGCCTCGTGATCTATGAAATCCGTTTCTTTTGTTGTGTGTGCTTACGCAATGTTTTGTTACAGCTGAAATCTTCCCTGCTACTCCACATGGATGGAAGCAGTCCAGTTGCAGAAGATATTGGGCGCCAGGTACCATTCTTGCAAATCGAGAATTTTGACTTCAAATATATCACGTATCAATATCAGGACCTGGTCAAGATTTTGAACTAAAATTTTGAATCCAACTGGGTTTCCAAATTGTGTTGATATCAGTTTTAATACCATTTGTCTATAACTTAAAAATGATTTCTGTAGCTACTTACTTATGGACGAAGAATTCCATACCCGGAGCTGTTTGCTAGGATTGATGCTGTAGATGCCAGTGCAGTCAAACGTGCTGCAAACCGTTTTATATATGACAAGGTGAGTTCTGTCCGAGTATTGTTATAGAACCTTTGTAAAGTTGTAGACTTGCTATACGATCTTTTTATTGACTGTACACGTTCTTTGCTTGTCCTGAGTATGCATATCCATTTTTGCAGGATATTGCTATTGCTGCTGTTGGGCCCATCCAGGGTCTACCTGACTACAACTGGTTTAGACGCAGAACCTACTGGAACAGATACTAGGTTTTGTGTCATTGTTTTGATATTTTATCACCAATTTGCATTTTAGGTGGTAAAATTGTTGTTTTTTGCAAGAAAAGAAAATCAGATGCCCCTGAGGGCTGGTCTTCTCTGAATTCTCTGTTTGCTCTCTTTGAGGGGTTCCCTTATATTTATGTAACATACTTAGCCAAAAATAAATGGTATCAAGGAATTCATCACAATTTTATCGATACTGATGTTACACATCCATATAAAATGAATTTGTTCATGGTAATGGGAGTGgttctttgtttcctcccttcTCAGAAAAGTTATTATGCCTTGTACTGGAGTTGAACTTTACGCTTGGTTGGTCTGTTATGTTACTGTTAGTTTGTAGTACACTGACCATGAAATAAGAAAAATAGAGATTATTTACCAGTTTCCTATGGAAACTTCCCATATGTTTTATTGAATTAGAGATTTTTTTTGTTAATCTTGTTCACTATTGGAACTTTGTAGAAGTTACAACAGTTAATGATGCCTAAAAATGGagtaataattaaaaaaaaaattgctGTATAAAAAAATATGCTGAATTTTCTTTCTTGTCCATCGCAGATTTTGCTATGTAAACAGAATGCAGTATAGAAAAGAAATGGAAAGAAGCTTGATTATTTTTTTCTTGTTTGGTTTGCAACTTTGCACCAATGAAAATTTTACTAGTATTATTTAATGGGTCAAGGGGCAAAGCAACCTGATATTTTATCAGGATTCAGCAGGAGCAAATATGCCCCCATAATTTGCCGCTGTTGAGAATGAAGAGCTGGGAGTTCTAGAGCAAGTTGGGATGGTTTAAGACTTTAAGTCAACTTGGATGGTTTAAGACTTTAAGTCAGCTGTTGATAATGAAGAGCCGGGAATTCTAGAGGAAGTTGAGATAGTTTAAGTTACTAGTAACCTGACATTTAGGTTGTTTTGGGCTATTATGCTTCCCGGCTTAAATCTCGTGTGATACACGGATTTcgttaatatataaataaatttttaattttatttattaattatataataattttaatatttttatataaatatataataattataaatttataagaaaaataataaagAATTAAGAAGAAACCGTGGTCGTAGTTTAGTAAGATAAGCCATGATCGTAATTTAGCGGgataagagcatctccaacagTACTATTAAAACTGTTAgctaaaataatttaaaattgagATTATCTAAAAATTTACTGAACTTGTAAGGTTATTTCCGATGGAGTTGACTATAATTATtgactatattttaaaaatagaatGTTGTTTTTATTTCAggttgttataaataaaatatattatttgaatatgataACAAATTATGCGTAATTTAACTACAGGTTGTTAGAATTTCGACAAATATAGCCAACGTAGAAAGATTGACTAAATTTTTAACTAAGGGAATGCATCATTGAAGCGAATATTTTTTTACATAATATCTAAAATATATATGTAAGGTATGTTTGACACATTTTTAGCTAATGGCTCCTCCTCACAGGAGATGCTCTGATTGCATCTCCAATGGTTCATGGATAAAATGGTTGgctaaataatataaaatactgattatttaaattttattgaACCTATAAGAGATT
It contains:
- the LOC141718480 gene encoding putative mitochondrial-processing peptidase subunit beta, mitochondrial; its protein translation is MAIRHLLTLARRARRPLQSLRPLSTVATVSDAVSAAAADSAATLPSPPAPDVMIYDRLAEQVKHKLSKLDNPDTRFLKFNNPNPTVTDHTAVLAAPVTRVTTLPNGLRVATESNLSSKTATVGVWIDAGSRFETDTTNGTAHFLEHMIFKGTQRRSARQLEEEIENLGGHLNAYTSREQTTYYAKVLDKDVPQAMDILADILQNSKFEQNRIERERDVILREMEEVLGQTEEVIFDHLHATAFQHSPLGRTILGPVENVKSITKEDLQNYISTHYTPSRMVIAASGAVKHDEIVKHVEQLFTNLSDSSATISELAAKEPAIFTGSEFRNIDDDVPLAQFAVAFDGASWTDPDSTTLMVMQAMLGAYTKGSSGGKHMGSQLVQRLAIDDIAESMMAFNTNYKDTGLFGVYAVAKPDCLDDLAYSVMYEVTKLCHKVSQDDVVRARNQLKSSLLLHMDGSSPVAEDIGRQLLTYGRRIPYPELFARIDAVDASAVKRAANRFIYDKDIAIAAVGPIQGLPDYNWFRRRTYWNRY